In one Alphaproteobacteria bacterium genomic region, the following are encoded:
- a CDS encoding TRAP transporter large permease subunit, producing MAEDMHALFILLFFVATFAVLLTGFPVAFGLAGVSILFALIGSQFDLFVWGMTSSILGRFVSLMTDETLVAVPLFVFMGVVLERSKIAEDLLLTMGQAFGRMRGGLGISVIIVGALLAASTGIVGATVVTMGLISLPAMMRAKYDPSLAGGIICASGTMAQLIPPSTVLILLGIMLQNANTQANLELGRFDGAQVTITDLFSAALLPGLLLVGFYIVWLLIRAALNPKACPPLIMSEEERRSLGRRMLRAVIPPMVLIILVLGSILTGIATATESAAVGAVGACLLGVLKGRFNRALLFDISKSTLMISNMIFAILLGATIFSLVFRGLGGDDVVRDFVADLPGGALGATIFVLFIMFLLGFMIDTFEIIFIVVPIFAPILIIMGVDPIWLGVAMAIVLQTSYLTPPFGFAIFYLQGVAQGLSGPAIYRGVIPFVAIQILAIAVIWMFPSIATWLPKLLF from the coding sequence ATGGCTGAGGACATGCACGCCCTCTTCATCCTGCTGTTCTTCGTGGCGACCTTCGCCGTGCTGCTGACCGGGTTCCCGGTTGCCTTCGGGCTGGCCGGCGTCTCGATCCTCTTCGCACTGATCGGGTCGCAGTTCGATCTGTTCGTGTGGGGCATGACGTCCTCGATACTGGGCAGGTTCGTGAGCCTGATGACCGACGAGACCCTGGTGGCGGTGCCATTGTTCGTCTTCATGGGCGTGGTTCTGGAGCGGTCCAAGATTGCGGAAGATCTGCTGCTTACCATGGGGCAGGCCTTCGGCCGCATGCGCGGCGGGCTGGGGATTTCCGTCATCATCGTCGGTGCGTTGCTGGCGGCGTCCACCGGCATTGTCGGCGCCACCGTGGTAACAATGGGGCTCATCAGCCTGCCGGCCATGATGCGCGCAAAATACGATCCCAGTCTGGCCGGCGGAATCATCTGCGCATCCGGCACGATGGCGCAGCTCATCCCGCCGTCGACGGTCCTGATCCTTCTCGGCATCATGCTGCAGAACGCGAATACCCAGGCCAATCTGGAACTGGGTCGGTTCGACGGTGCCCAGGTCACGATCACGGATCTGTTCTCGGCGGCATTGCTGCCCGGGCTGCTGCTGGTCGGGTTCTATATCGTCTGGCTATTGATACGCGCCGCACTCAATCCCAAGGCATGCCCTCCGCTCATCATGTCCGAGGAGGAACGCCGCTCTCTGGGGCGCCGGATGCTGCGCGCGGTTATCCCGCCGATGGTCCTGATCATCCTGGTCCTGGGCTCGATCCTGACGGGAATTGCCACGGCTACCGAATCTGCTGCCGTCGGTGCGGTCGGTGCCTGCCTTCTGGGGGTGCTCAAGGGCCGTTTCAACCGCGCCCTGCTGTTCGACATTTCCAAATCGACGCTGATGATCAGCAACATGATCTTCGCGATCCTGCTGGGCGCGACGATCTTCTCGCTGGTCTTCCGCGGGCTGGGCGGGGACGACGTCGTCCGCGACTTTGTGGCGGACCTGCCCGGCGGTGCGCTCGGGGCCACGATCTTCGTGCTGTTCATCATGTTCCTGCTGGGCTTCATGATCGACACGTTCGAGATCATCTTCATCGTGGTGCCGATCTTCGCGCCGATCCTGATCATCATGGGAGTCGACCCGATCTGGCTTGGTGTCGCCATGGCGATCGTCCTGCAGACCAGCTATCTGACGCCCCCCTTCGGCTTCGCCATCTTCTATCTGCAAGGTGTCGCTCAGGGTCTGAGCGGGCCGGCGATCTATCGCGGCGTCATTCCCTTTGTCGCCATTCAAATACTGGCCATCGCCGTGATCTGGATGTTCCCGTCCATCGCGACCTGGCTACCGAAACTTCTCTTCTGA
- a CDS encoding TRAP transporter small permease subunit, protein MAAALWLADRIDGMGRMIGYLMILCLPVIVLLGGSVVVLRYGFQLGFPWLSESFVWLNGLVITLGASYLMIENKHVRVDVLYTRLTERGRAVVTVFGVLCLLWPAMYVIGTASWNAVLRSILSLEMSPSIDGLPFMYVMKAAVPAFCVLVSLQGLSDLIRAIHLLRSADEKGASNHG, encoded by the coding sequence ATGGCGGCGGCGCTGTGGCTTGCCGACCGGATCGACGGGATGGGTCGGATGATCGGCTATCTGATGATCCTGTGTCTGCCGGTGATCGTGCTGCTGGGCGGATCGGTCGTCGTTCTCAGATACGGGTTTCAGCTCGGCTTCCCGTGGCTCTCGGAAAGCTTCGTCTGGCTCAATGGTCTCGTGATCACGCTGGGCGCGTCCTATCTGATGATCGAAAACAAGCATGTCCGGGTGGACGTGCTCTATACTCGGTTAACCGAGCGTGGGCGCGCCGTCGTGACGGTGTTCGGCGTCCTGTGTCTGCTCTGGCCGGCGATGTACGTGATTGGAACCGCGTCCTGGAATGCGGTGCTGCGATCGATCCTCAGTCTGGAAATGTCGCCGTCCATCGACGGGCTGCCGTTCATGTATGTGATGAAGGCGGCCGTGCCGGCCTTCTGTGTCCTGGTCTCGCTGCAGGGGCTCTCAGACCTGATCCGCGCGATCCATCTGTTGCGATCTGCCGACGAGAAGGGGGCGTCGAATCATGGCTGA
- a CDS encoding MarR family transcriptional regulator, with the protein MPLWSRPGFLVRRLHQIHLALFLEECKEFDITPVQYGLLTTLKLRPDQDQNSLGQELGLDRTNVADVLVRLTKRGLVERRRSEEDKRMVLARLTEEGENVTEAMYSAMQRAQERLLEPLLPQERNAFITTLIRLIDGNNQHGRTVFKPH; encoded by the coding sequence ATGCCACTTTGGTCCCGGCCGGGCTTTCTCGTCCGGCGGTTGCATCAGATTCATCTCGCCCTGTTTCTGGAAGAGTGCAAGGAATTCGACATTACGCCGGTCCAGTACGGACTTCTGACGACGCTCAAGCTGCGTCCCGATCAGGATCAGAATTCCCTGGGTCAGGAGCTGGGCCTTGACCGCACGAATGTCGCGGATGTCCTGGTACGTCTCACCAAGCGCGGGCTCGTGGAGCGCCGCCGCAGCGAGGAGGACAAGCGGATGGTCCTCGCCCGCCTGACCGAAGAAGGCGAGAATGTTACCGAGGCCATGTACTCCGCCATGCAACGTGCGCAGGAACGTCTGCTGGAGCCATTGCTGCCACAGGAACGGAACGCTTTCATCACCACGCTGATACGGCTGATCGACGGAAACAATCAGCACGGCAGAACCGTGTTCAAGCCGCACTGA
- a CDS encoding aromatic-ring-hydroxylating dioxygenase subunit beta — MSFMSKPIIGDAAGAGTGGFREPTGEERRALRADLEDFNAQYSLVLDEGDLQAWPEFFTDDAFYSVTARENFDNDMPVGLVHCEGKGMLKDRAFAIQHTAMFAPRYLRHYVTNTMALGVSEDGSIAARANYMVLETLHDDPTTHIHQAGSYHDIFLRGGDGALRLRRRICVYDSLIIPTALVLPV; from the coding sequence ATGTCGTTCATGTCGAAACCGATCATTGGAGATGCGGCCGGTGCGGGAACTGGCGGGTTCCGGGAGCCGACGGGCGAGGAAAGGCGCGCATTAAGAGCCGATTTGGAGGACTTCAACGCGCAGTACAGCCTGGTCCTGGATGAGGGAGATCTGCAGGCCTGGCCGGAGTTCTTCACCGACGACGCCTTCTATTCCGTGACCGCGCGGGAGAATTTCGACAACGACATGCCGGTCGGTCTGGTCCATTGCGAAGGCAAGGGGATGCTGAAAGATCGCGCCTTCGCAATCCAGCACACCGCCATGTTCGCACCGCGCTACCTGCGGCACTACGTCACCAACACCATGGCGCTCGGCGTTTCCGAAGACGGCAGCATTGCGGCACGGGCCAATTACATGGTGCTGGAGACCCTGCACGATGATCCGACCACGCATATCCACCAGGCCGGATCATATCATGACATATTCCTGCGGGGCGGGGATGGCGCGCTGCGATTGCGCAGGCGCATTTGCGTCTACGACAGCCTGATCATACCGACAGCTTTGGTGCTGCCGGTTTAG
- a CDS encoding aromatic ring-hydroxylating dioxygenase subunit alpha: protein MFETRPAGCIGKPATAVADADHYTWPEGGLNRIPDWVYTSDAIYEREVDRIFHGRSWNYVALEAEIPEPGQFVRSFVGPTPVVVVRGEDGAVNVFENRCAHRAAEFCREQRGKVTEFVCPYHQWTYDLEGNLSGVPFRRGVGGKGGMAKDFDPTQHGIRKLNVTTRRGVVFASYHDDMETIEEYMGPDILRDFDATFDGRKLTILGYYRNTVPGNWKLYHENLKDPYHATLLHTFLVTFGLLVAGNKSAMIADATGRHGTMASAKSDGKSIDSAAKSEMRAYRDGMELNEPKFMDFIPEFDSPWSVTMQTIWPNLIVQREMNTLGVRQIVPKGPNEFVMNWTMFGYEGDDEEMTRHRLRQGNLMGPAGFLGLEDNEAMKFVQDGMLRGTDGTHLVALDPETPTGTSDTLISESAIRGMYEYWRKEMGL, encoded by the coding sequence ATGTTTGAAACGCGCCCGGCCGGCTGTATCGGCAAGCCAGCGACCGCCGTGGCCGATGCCGATCACTACACCTGGCCTGAAGGCGGACTTAATCGGATTCCGGATTGGGTTTATACCAGCGACGCCATCTATGAACGCGAAGTCGATCGCATCTTTCACGGCCGCTCCTGGAACTATGTCGCGCTGGAAGCGGAGATCCCCGAGCCGGGTCAGTTCGTGCGGTCCTTTGTCGGTCCGACGCCGGTGGTGGTCGTGCGGGGCGAGGATGGTGCAGTCAACGTGTTCGAAAACCGGTGTGCACACCGGGCGGCGGAGTTCTGTCGCGAACAGCGTGGCAAGGTGACGGAGTTTGTCTGTCCATATCACCAATGGACCTATGATCTGGAAGGCAACCTCAGCGGCGTGCCGTTCCGGCGTGGCGTGGGCGGCAAGGGCGGCATGGCGAAGGATTTCGATCCGACCCAGCACGGCATCCGCAAGCTCAACGTCACGACACGGCGCGGTGTCGTGTTCGCCTCTTACCACGATGATATGGAAACGATCGAAGAATACATGGGGCCGGATATTCTGCGGGATTTCGATGCCACCTTCGACGGGCGCAAACTGACTATCCTGGGCTATTACCGGAACACGGTGCCGGGAAACTGGAAGCTGTACCACGAGAACCTAAAGGATCCGTATCATGCGACCCTTCTGCATACCTTCCTGGTGACGTTCGGTCTGCTGGTGGCCGGCAACAAGTCGGCGATGATCGCGGATGCGACCGGGCGGCACGGCACGATGGCATCGGCCAAGAGTGACGGAAAGTCCATCGATTCCGCAGCCAAGAGCGAAATGCGCGCCTATCGCGACGGCATGGAGCTGAACGAGCCGAAATTCATGGATTTCATTCCGGAGTTCGACTCGCCCTGGTCTGTGACGATGCAGACGATCTGGCCGAACCTGATTGTCCAGCGGGAGATGAACACCCTGGGTGTTCGTCAAATCGTTCCGAAGGGGCCGAACGAATTCGTCATGAACTGGACGATGTTCGGCTATGAGGGGGACGATGAGGAGATGACCCGGCACCGCCTGCGGCAGGGCAATCTCATGGGGCCGGCCGGCTTCCTTGGGCTCGAGGATAACGAGGCGATGAAGTTCGTTCAGGACGGCATGTTGCGAGGCACCGATGGGACCCATCTTGTCGCCCTCGATCCGGAGACGCCGACCGGAACCTCCGATACGCTGATTTCCGAATCGGCAATCCGTGGAATGTATGAGTACTGGCGCAAGGAAATGGGGCTGTGA
- a CDS encoding helix-turn-helix domain-containing protein yields the protein MRHRGRRRQDRTARSEIGLYGISQGSLELALLKAVFDTANTFARHRLFALRNAGTGTYTSDISRLDACFIGGASVSDAAAPVAVRNAYDLRRRSEILLGIGYGAFTLTAARLTDGTNTAVHKKDLPKFRELFPFSPYSNALIEWNERLVTCAGGMATTEAALMVVERVAGRAIAGDVAGSLLYHRNRFTLTGQTLAVPEPASRSGDMMGRLAELLRDHVETPLSTEEIADRLGVSIRTLQRLVKRRLDCTLMAYYRQIRLEHANWMLRETSNSISTIAASTGFPSHSNFTRQYRTAYGVSPSVVRRRARSQSVTPRAATAAIQVLR from the coding sequence ATGCGACATAGGGGAAGACGCCGACAGGACAGGACGGCGCGCAGCGAGATTGGGCTGTACGGCATTTCGCAAGGCAGCCTCGAACTCGCCTTGCTGAAGGCCGTATTCGACACGGCGAACACGTTTGCGAGGCACCGTCTGTTTGCACTCCGAAACGCCGGCACCGGTACCTATACAAGTGACATTTCCAGACTGGATGCATGTTTTATTGGCGGTGCCAGTGTCTCCGACGCCGCAGCGCCCGTTGCGGTCCGCAACGCCTACGATCTGAGGCGCCGCTCGGAGATCCTGCTCGGCATCGGATATGGGGCATTCACCTTGACCGCGGCGCGGCTGACCGACGGCACGAATACCGCCGTCCACAAGAAGGACCTTCCCAAGTTTCGCGAGCTTTTCCCCTTCTCGCCCTACAGCAACGCGCTGATAGAATGGAACGAGCGATTGGTCACCTGCGCCGGCGGCATGGCAACAACCGAGGCGGCGCTTATGGTCGTCGAAAGAGTTGCCGGTCGCGCAATTGCCGGCGATGTGGCGGGCAGCCTGCTCTACCACCGAAACCGATTCACGCTGACGGGTCAGACATTGGCGGTGCCCGAACCGGCATCCCGAAGCGGCGACATGATGGGGCGCTTGGCAGAACTGCTGAGGGATCATGTCGAAACGCCCCTGTCGACGGAAGAGATCGCCGACCGTCTGGGCGTATCGATCCGGACACTGCAACGACTGGTGAAGCGGCGTCTGGATTGCACACTGATGGCGTACTACAGGCAAATTCGGCTGGAACATGCGAACTGGATGCTGCGCGAGACGTCGAACAGCATTTCCACGATCGCTGCCTCCACCGGATTCCCGTCGCATTCGAATTTCACCCGCCAGTATCGGACGGCCTACGGCGTGTCGCCTAGCGTCGTGCGACGCCGGGCGCGAAGCCAGTCGGTCACGCCCCGCGCGGCGACGGCGGCAATTCAAGTGCTTCGGTAA
- a CDS encoding isochorismatase family protein: protein MSGAASETLVPYRKQGFGQSLEPVPPYGLLIVDFVNGFADPEMFGGGNIRPAIAQTEALLAHARRAGWPVAHSRIVYADDDSDANIFSAKVPNLLKLKEASPASQIVDELTPVAGEMVVRKTVPSAFFGTMLAPWLAQRGVISLFVAGAVTSGCVRASVVDAMSHGFRPIVVSDCVGDRALEPHNANLFDMEQKNACLLTLTEALELPPSPRGA from the coding sequence ATGAGTGGCGCGGCGAGTGAAACGCTGGTGCCGTACCGGAAGCAGGGCTTCGGCCAATCGCTGGAACCTGTCCCGCCCTACGGGCTGTTGATCGTGGATTTCGTGAACGGGTTCGCCGATCCGGAGATGTTCGGGGGTGGCAATATCCGGCCCGCCATCGCGCAGACGGAAGCCTTGCTGGCCCATGCGCGCCGGGCCGGATGGCCGGTTGCGCACAGCCGGATCGTCTATGCCGATGACGATTCCGACGCCAATATCTTTTCGGCCAAGGTGCCGAACCTGCTGAAGTTGAAAGAGGCGTCGCCCGCCAGTCAGATCGTCGACGAACTGACGCCTGTCGCGGGGGAAATGGTCGTGCGCAAGACCGTGCCGTCGGCCTTCTTCGGTACGATGTTGGCGCCCTGGCTGGCGCAGCGCGGGGTGATTTCCCTGTTCGTCGCCGGGGCGGTCACCAGCGGCTGCGTGCGGGCCAGTGTGGTCGATGCCATGTCCCATGGCTTCCGTCCGATCGTCGTGTCGGACTGTGTCGGGGACCGCGCCCTGGAGCCGCACAACGCCAATCTGTTCGATATGGAGCAGAAGAACGCGTGCCTCCTGACGCTTACCGAAGCACTTGAATTGCCGCCGTCGCCGCGCGGGGCGTGA
- a CDS encoding 2,5-dihydroxypyridine 5,6-dioxygenase, translating into MPIADFQMIEAWKEVLRLSRLEAGQTVTILTSVNTHPQNLSTAKIAAQSMGAIVCQIDLPPVNGEKALSRDALAYLGETPLTGNKAAISALEASDLVLDLMTLLFSPEQIEILKTGTKILLAVEPPEVLARILPTEADKTRVLKAKARIEAARTMRATSAAGTDVTFRIGDFPAIAEYGFVDEPGRWDHWPSGFTFTFPNEGESNGTIVIDRGDILIPQKSYVQDPIILTIENGFATKIEGGVDAALLREYMASFNDPEAYAMSHIGWGLQPRAKWSTLGLYDREATIAMDARAYEGNFLFSLGPNNEAGGTRTTACHMDIPLRNCTVELDGTPVVIEGRVVEDAA; encoded by the coding sequence ATGCCGATAGCCGATTTTCAGATGATCGAGGCCTGGAAGGAGGTGTTGCGCCTGTCCAGATTGGAAGCCGGGCAGACCGTGACCATTCTGACCAGCGTGAATACCCACCCGCAAAACCTGTCGACGGCCAAGATCGCCGCCCAGTCGATGGGGGCCATCGTCTGTCAGATCGATCTGCCCCCGGTGAACGGGGAAAAGGCGTTGAGCCGCGACGCGCTGGCCTATCTGGGCGAGACGCCGCTGACCGGCAACAAGGCTGCGATCTCCGCCCTGGAGGCCAGCGACCTGGTCCTGGACCTGATGACCCTGCTGTTCTCGCCGGAACAGATCGAAATCCTGAAGACCGGTACGAAGATCCTGCTGGCGGTGGAGCCGCCGGAGGTGCTGGCGCGTATCCTGCCGACCGAGGCGGACAAGACCCGTGTCTTGAAGGCAAAGGCCCGGATCGAGGCAGCGCGCACCATGCGTGCGACCTCCGCCGCTGGGACCGACGTCACATTCAGGATCGGTGATTTTCCGGCCATCGCGGAATATGGGTTCGTGGACGAGCCGGGGCGCTGGGATCACTGGCCCAGCGGCTTCACCTTCACCTTTCCCAATGAGGGCGAAAGCAACGGGACCATCGTCATCGATCGCGGCGACATCCTGATCCCGCAGAAATCCTATGTGCAGGATCCGATCATCCTGACCATCGAGAACGGCTTCGCGACCAAGATCGAGGGCGGTGTCGACGCGGCCCTGCTGCGTGAATACATGGCCAGCTTCAACGATCCGGAAGCCTATGCCATGTCCCATATCGGCTGGGGGCTGCAGCCGCGGGCGAAATGGTCGACCCTGGGCCTTTACGACCGGGAGGCCACGATCGCGATGGATGCCCGCGCCTATGAGGGCAACTTCCTGTTCTCGCTGGGCCCGAACAACGAGGCCGGGGGCACGCGCACGACGGCCTGCCACATGGATATCCCCTTACGGAACTGCACTGTCGAACTGGACGGTACGCCGGTCGTGATCGAAGGACGCGTGGTGGAGGATGCGGCATGA
- a CDS encoding alpha/beta hydrolase: MSNYRYGGNVRANGIRQHYLRYADESVRSDLDPIVLVPGITSPAITWGFVGERLGRTFDTYILDVRGRGLSEASDDLDYGLDAQADDVVAFAEALGLKRYSILGHSMGGRIAMRAARRHPGHPTRLVLVDPPVSGPGRREYPSKLPWYMDSIAEAVLGMDHDAMRAYCPTWTEEQLRLRAEWLHTCDARAIRQSFEEFHTTDFHSDFPHVDQPTLLIRAGKGGVILDEDEAELRGLMPSLQSATVTDAGHMIPWDDEEGLYRALGDFLGAAVA, translated from the coding sequence ATGAGCAATTACCGATATGGCGGCAATGTCCGCGCAAACGGCATCCGGCAGCACTATCTGCGCTATGCCGACGAAAGCGTCCGTTCGGATCTGGATCCGATCGTTCTGGTGCCGGGCATTACCAGCCCGGCCATAACCTGGGGCTTCGTCGGCGAAAGACTGGGCCGGACCTTCGACACCTATATCCTGGATGTCCGCGGCCGCGGTCTGTCGGAAGCGTCGGATGATCTGGACTATGGGCTGGATGCCCAGGCGGACGATGTCGTCGCCTTTGCCGAGGCCCTTGGTCTAAAGCGCTATAGCATTCTGGGTCATTCGATGGGGGGGCGCATCGCGATGCGGGCGGCCCGCCGTCACCCCGGGCATCCGACGCGGCTGGTGCTGGTCGACCCGCCGGTTTCCGGACCGGGCCGTCGCGAGTATCCGTCGAAGCTGCCCTGGTACATGGACAGTATCGCAGAGGCGGTCCTGGGCATGGATCATGACGCGATGCGCGCCTATTGCCCGACCTGGACGGAGGAGCAACTGCGGCTGCGGGCGGAATGGCTGCATACCTGCGACGCACGGGCGATCCGCCAGAGTTTCGAGGAGTTCCATACCACCGATTTCCACAGCGATTTTCCGCATGTGGATCAGCCGACCCTGCTGATTCGAGCGGGCAAGGGCGGGGTGATCCTGGATGAGGACGAAGCCGAATTGCGAGGGCTGATGCCGTCCCTGCAATCCGCGACCGTGACCGACGCCGGGCACATGATTCCATGGGATGACGAAGAAGGGCTGTACCGGGCGCTGGGCGATTTCCTCGGCGCGGCGGTCGCCTGA
- a CDS encoding Asp/Glu racemase, with product METEIPAILNARQVILPERFTFHSSRMRMMTVKKEELAAMDAQSDRCALELSDARVDVMGYACLVAIMSMGHGYHRESQARLHQATVDNGGAAPVVTSAGALCDALGVLGAKKVALVAPYMKPLTETVVGYIENEGYEVSDWRALEIPNNLDVGRHDPSNLPEIVSGLKTADVDAVVLSACVQMPSLAAVEEVEARTGKPVVTAAIATTYAMLKELGLERRAPGGGALLSGAY from the coding sequence ATGGAAACCGAAATCCCGGCAATCCTGAATGCACGCCAGGTCATTCTGCCGGAGCGCTTTACCTTCCATTCCAGCCGCATGCGCATGATGACGGTGAAGAAGGAGGAACTGGCCGCGATGGATGCGCAGTCGGACCGTTGCGCGCTGGAACTATCGGACGCACGGGTCGACGTCATGGGTTACGCCTGCCTCGTGGCGATCATGTCCATGGGGCACGGCTATCACCGGGAATCGCAGGCGCGCCTGCACCAGGCGACCGTAGACAATGGCGGGGCGGCGCCGGTTGTCACGTCGGCCGGGGCGTTATGCGACGCGCTCGGCGTGCTGGGCGCGAAGAAGGTCGCGCTGGTCGCCCCCTATATGAAGCCCCTGACCGAGACCGTGGTCGGCTATATCGAAAACGAAGGCTATGAAGTCAGCGACTGGCGGGCGCTGGAGATCCCGAACAATCTGGATGTCGGGCGCCATGACCCGTCGAACCTGCCGGAAATCGTGTCCGGTCTGAAGACCGCGGACGTCGATGCCGTCGTCCTGTCGGCCTGCGTGCAGATGCCGTCCCTGGCCGCGGTTGAGGAGGTTGAGGCGCGTACCGGCAAGCCGGTCGTGACCGCCGCCATCGCCACGACCTACGCGATGCTGAAGGAACTGGGCCTGGAACGCCGCGCGCCGGGGGGCGGGGCGCTGTTGTCCGGCGCCTACTGA
- a CDS encoding amidohydrolase family protein: MGKIAFEEHFMTPGFESYSKSFISLIDHETARVLTRRLADIDEERIDIMDRHGIELTILSQTGPGVQGEPDLQSAIDHARKSNDYLAERVAHHSGRLAGFAMLPMQSPEEAADELERCVRDLGFKGAMVNGHTDGVYYDDPKFDVVWDRVQSLDVPFYLHPTNAKHHPYSFADHPELLGATWGWGVETGSHALRLLFGGVFDRYPGVKLVLGHMGEGLPFLRWRFDSRFEAYPCGVSLKRKPSEYFGSNILITTSGVCSHHALIGAIGEMGAENVLFSVDYPYESTELAVEFLDTAPLDDATRQMIGRDNAVRLFKI; the protein is encoded by the coding sequence ATGGGAAAGATAGCCTTCGAAGAACATTTCATGACGCCGGGTTTCGAATCCTATTCGAAATCCTTCATCAGCCTGATCGACCATGAGACCGCCCGGGTTTTGACCCGTCGGCTCGCCGATATCGATGAAGAGCGGATCGATATCATGGACCGGCACGGGATCGAGTTGACGATCCTGTCCCAGACCGGACCCGGTGTGCAGGGAGAGCCGGACCTGCAAAGCGCGATTGATCACGCGCGGAAGTCCAACGACTACCTTGCGGAGCGGGTTGCACACCATTCCGGCCGTCTTGCCGGTTTTGCCATGCTGCCCATGCAATCGCCCGAGGAAGCGGCTGACGAGCTGGAACGCTGCGTGCGTGACCTCGGGTTCAAAGGGGCGATGGTCAACGGGCATACCGACGGCGTCTATTACGATGATCCGAAGTTCGATGTGGTCTGGGACAGGGTGCAGTCGCTCGACGTACCGTTCTATCTGCACCCGACAAATGCCAAGCATCACCCCTACAGCTTTGCTGACCACCCGGAACTGCTGGGTGCGACATGGGGTTGGGGGGTAGAGACCGGCAGCCATGCGCTAAGGCTTCTGTTCGGCGGGGTGTTCGACCGCTATCCGGGCGTCAAGCTGGTGCTGGGGCATATGGGGGAAGGCCTGCCCTTCCTGCGCTGGCGGTTCGACAGCCGGTTCGAGGCCTATCCCTGCGGCGTCTCCCTGAAGCGGAAGCCGTCAGAATATTTCGGCAGCAACATCCTGATCACCACGTCGGGTGTGTGTTCACATCACGCCCTGATCGGCGCCATCGGGGAAATGGGCGCGGAGAATGTGCTGTTCTCCGTCGACTACCCCTATGAAAGCACCGAACTGGCCGTCGAGTTCCTCGACACGGCGCCACTGGACGATGCCACCCGCCAGATGATCGGCCGGGACAACGCCGTTCGGCTGTTCAAGATCTGA
- the eda gene encoding bifunctional 4-hydroxy-2-oxoglutarate aldolase/2-dehydro-3-deoxy-phosphogluconate aldolase, translating into MTAYSTPGVLEEILRTAPVIPVVTIRRVEDAVPLAQALVRGGLPVIEVTLRSDSAIAAIRQIRDRVPEAIPGAGTILREVDLQRVREAGAVFGVSPGLTPDLAAAIIADGMPFLPGVATASEIMRAREYGFRFLKFFPAAASGGLDALSGFAGPFPEVSFCPTGGIREQTLHDYLSLRNVVCAGGSWLVTENDLQTGNWDAVTERAARITRRP; encoded by the coding sequence ATGACCGCATACTCGACACCAGGCGTTCTTGAAGAGATTCTCCGAACGGCGCCGGTCATTCCTGTCGTGACGATCCGGCGTGTCGAGGATGCCGTACCGCTCGCGCAGGCTCTTGTGCGTGGCGGCCTACCCGTGATCGAGGTGACGCTGCGCAGCGACAGTGCGATCGCTGCCATTCGACAGATCCGTGACAGGGTGCCGGAGGCCATACCGGGGGCGGGAACCATTCTCCGAGAAGTCGACCTTCAACGGGTTCGGGAGGCGGGGGCCGTATTCGGTGTGAGTCCGGGACTGACCCCGGACCTTGCGGCGGCGATCATCGCGGACGGCATGCCGTTCCTGCCTGGTGTGGCGACGGCGTCGGAAATCATGCGGGCACGGGAATACGGGTTCCGCTTTCTGAAGTTCTTTCCGGCTGCGGCTTCCGGGGGGCTCGACGCGCTTTCCGGCTTCGCCGGTCCCTTTCCCGAAGTTTCTTTCTGCCCGACCGGCGGTATCCGGGAGCAGACTCTCCACGATTACCTGAGTCTGCGAAACGTCGTCTGCGCCGGCGGATCGTGGCTGGTAACCGAAAACGATCTGCAAACCGGCAACTGGGACGCCGTCACGGAGCGTGCCGCCCGGATCACGCGGCGCCCATAG